From Parambassis ranga chromosome 9, fParRan2.1, whole genome shotgun sequence, the proteins below share one genomic window:
- the unm_hu7912 gene encoding apical junction component 1 homolog, with product MTRTHPPDILASTLYQDITLNAITDHSISPHPSQQSDLKMIDKSEIINKRHCRSFDFIESLDDPQTFSSSMEYPYKRSEHQTLSKDIMWNGLDQPGHLRFSSPDLFNTRQFQQHAAQDKSSQHTWSDPKKRSRSKSAPRIKATLTPVPISVSPPGIRKGRDVSQAALETLRTSETQRETYSSNRVFLNEVHPIKLQPHSPLYVSDCFEEDKPDKPSVTPHVRCRVDIKPDAAVLQHTSRQAPNVRAQNLWQRYSQASSSRGLYVPQQTVSSPTPTPSECYSGDFRQGYHYTTSMSPISYQHLDMHRMPSTTAPYLSHEQRAYSNPNIPTKFFYTEDAVRYPVHPCSRAYFQDDQSSLTSHGSTMTSQYDPRTRWVHTLPVRSYYTDYLSSRDPANSVYSRPYSTSEAGSYFSQTPVSRAYYGEDNRFNPYHMTNPRLFYSKPFGSPEEQYFPSRPYHTEGRRRPRMSQAFSDDLYRSSISGYSNQSPSIPPWFTNSCTNTNRLGTEIKNHSKSWDNILYPRHEREQSVPRGRSYENLFYQARHGASSDVTSQPVILNLSSSPRRYAALSISENSLEKGSSNPWRNTKSGHWFVTPEITITDNDICTGNSRRRDVHSVSWDTLDSEKTPPPRSVHQKQPSNTTDIGKERKNNNFSLQQSLEQLDELLADLVVDYKPPTSIKSNEDLLDQLKQLITEDDEKEKGSGLGNLGSLNTTLPSSKSSPDTIKDPDSGCDALQRSAEECSPDHSTDEDDTMVCANKKCNRIENMFNACLYFKSCHSCYTFYCSRNCRRDDWDTHKETCLYGRVTSVCRHTLKFCRENSEIHKAFSRVAKAGYLSRGRGILFLGFANPETADNFLQVGLESLLMSPTYLSLRELDGFKDNLGEYCKELQLAGNEYDPNECFLLNVSIAVGELVPNRPSPRVQAPTVRKYAKVSLASSSPDKKVLKKDTEMETLILTPPPGTPDIDKEGEEGRKAREVCFVNIQRELRTRGVFLRHEYPKIYNQLCEFVESNKRFTPTTIFPIDKRTGKQFMCMIMAASEPRTLDWVGTPHLLDDII from the coding sequence ATGACACGGACACATCCTCCTGATATACTGGCATCGACTCTGTATCAGGACATAACTCTGAATGCCATCACTGACCATTCCATTTCTCCCCACCCCTCTCAGCAAAGTGACTTGAAGATGATTGACAAATCAGAGATCATTAACAAAAGACACTGCCGCAGTTTTGACTTCATCGAGTCACTAGATGACCCACAAACCTTCTCTTCCTCAATGGAATACCCTTACAAGAGGTCTGAGCATCAGACATTAAGCAAAGATATAATGTGGAATGGACTAGATCAGCCAGGGCATCTTCGCTTTTCCTCTCCTGATCTATTTAACACCAGGCAGTTCCAGCAGCATGCTGCTCAAGACAAATCCAGCCAACATACATGGTCTGATCCCAAAAAGAGATCAAGATCTAAAAGTGCTCCTAGAATTAAGGCTACCCTCACTCCTGTCCCAATCTCAGTATCTCCCCCTGGCATAAGAAAGGGCAGGGATGTGTCTCAGGCTGCACTAGAAACTTTAAGGACttctgaaacacaaagagaaacctACTCTTCAAACAGAGTTTTTTTGAATGAGGTGCACCCTATCAAACTACAGCCTCACTCTCCACTCTATGTCTCAGACTGTTTTGAGGAGGATAAACCAGATAAACCCTCTGTAACTCCTCATGTTAGGTGTCGTGTGGACATTAAACCagatgctgctgtgctgcagcacaCTTCTAGACAGGCTCCCAATGTACGGGCTCAGAATCTATGGCAGAGATACTCCCAGGCCAGTAGCAGTAGAGGTTTGTATGTGCCACAGCAGACTGTCTCCTCACCAACGCCCACTCCAAGCGAATGCTACAGTGGAGACTTTAGACAAGGATACCACTATACCACGAGCATGTCTCCTATATCTTACCAGCATCTAGACATGCACAGAATGCCCTCAACGACAGCACCATATCTGAGTCACGAACAAAGAGCTTACTCAAATCCTAACATACCAACCAAATTTTTCTACACTGAAGATGCTGTGCGGTATCCAGTCCATCCTTGTTCCAGAGCTTACTTTCAGGATGATCAATCCAGTCTTACCAGTCATGGTAGTACAATGACTAGTCAGTATGATCCAAGGACTCGATGGGTGCACACTCTTCCTGTCAGGTCTTATTACACAGACTACCTTTCCAGCAGAGATCCAGCAAACTCTGTTTATAGTAGGCCTTACTCCACAAGTGAGGCTGGATCCTACTTTTCTCAAACTCCAGTTTCTAGAGCATATTATGGAGAGGACAACCGGTTCAACCCTTACCATATGACTAATCCAAGATTGTTTTATTCAAAACCATTTGGATCTCCTGAGGAGCAGTACTTTCCATCTAGGCCATATCACACAGAAGGTCGTCGACGCCCTCGAATGTCCCAAGCCTTTTCAGATGACTTGTATCGCTCAAGTATATCTGGTTACTCTAATCAGTCCCCCAGTATACCCCCGTGGTTTACTAACAGCTGTACTAACACAAATCGTCTTGGAACAGAGATCAAAAACCACTCGAAGTCTTGGGACAATATACTGTATCCACGGCATGAGAGAGAGCAATCAGTGCCACGTGGACGAAGCTATGAGAACCTATTTTACCAAGCAAGGCATGGAGCATCCTCTGATGTCACATCGCAACCTGTCATACTCAACCTTTCAAGTTCGCCAAGACGTTATGCTGCCCTGTCAATCTCTGAAAATTCCTTGGAGAAGGGTTCAAGCAATCCATGGAGGAATACCAAGAGTGGGCACTGGTTTGTAACCCCTGAGATCACCAtaacagacaatgacatttgtACAGGTAACAGCAGACGACGTGATGTCCACTCTGTCAGTTGGGATACATTAGACAGTGAAAAGACACCTCCTCCAAGGTCAGTGCATCAAAAGCAGCCATCTAACACAACGGACATTggcaaagaaaggaaaaacaacaacttctCTCTCCAGCAGAGTCTGGAGCAACTGGATGAACTCTTAGCTGACCTGGTTGTTGACTACAAGCCACCAACAAGTATAAAGTCTAATGAGGACCTTTTAGACCAACTAAAACAACTAATCACTGAAGacgatgaaaaagaaaaaggatctGGACTTGGCAACTTAGGAAGTCTGAATACCACACTTCCATCCTCTAAATCCAGCCCTGACACAATCAAAGACCCTGACAGTGGGTGTGATGCCTTACAAAGGAGTGCAGAGGAATGTTCTCCAGACCACAGCACAGATGAAGATGACACTATGGTGTGTGCTAACAAGAAGTGCAACCGGATTGAGAACATGTTCAATGCCTGCTTGTATTTCAAATCGTGTCACAGTTGCTACACCTTCTATTGCTCTCGAAACTGTCGCAGAGATGACTGGGACACCCATAAAGAGACATGTCTGTATGGTCGTGTGACCAGTGTGTGTCGACACACTCTTAAGttctgcagagaaaactcagagATCCACAAAGCTTTCTCACGGGTTGCTAAAGCTGGCTACCTCTCCAGAGGTAGAGGCATTCTCTTTCTAGGTTTTGCGAATCCAGAGACAGCTGACAACTTCCTGCAAGTTGGGCTTGAGAGTCTCCTTATGTCTCCCACGTACTTATCTCTCAGAGAGCTGGATGGTTTCAAGGACAACCTAGGCGAATACTGTAAGGAACTGCAGCTGGCAGGTAATGAATATGACCCCAATGAATGTTTCCTTCTGAATGTATCCATTGCTGTTGGTGAACTAGTGCCTAACAGACCTTCACCAAGAGTCCAAGCACCAACAGTTCGAAAATATGCAAAGGTGTCATTGGCTTCCTCAAGCCCTGACAAAAAGGTACTCAAGAAGGATACTGAAATGGAAACTCTGATCCTCACACCGCCTCCAGGGACACCAGACATTGACAAAGAGggtgaggaaggaaggaaagccAGAGAGGTGTGCTTTGTCAATATCCAGCGTGAGCTCAGGACCAGAGGAGTGTTCCTTCGTCATGAGTACCCCAAAATTTACAATCAGCTGTGTGAGTTTGTGGAAAGTAACAAAAGGTTCACTCCCACTACTATTTTCCCAATAGATAAGAGAACGGGGAAACAGTTCATGTGTATGATCATGGCTGCATCTGAGCCAAGAACATTAGACTGGGTAGGTACTCCTCATCTCTTAGATGATATAATATAG
- the gapvd1 gene encoding GTPase-activating protein and VPS9 domain-containing protein 1 isoform X6, with amino-acid sequence MVKPDIHTLAHHLKQERLYVASEKQLIQRLNSDVLKTAERLYRAAWIAKQQRINLDRLILTSAEASPAECCQHAKTLEHTQFVDGYKTLCFQETIYGEFLARLRDNPRLVASCLVAGERLNQEHTQGVIHTVFTSLYGNCIMQEDESYLLQVLRYLIEFELKESDNPRRLLRRGTCAFSILFKLFSEGLYSAKLFLTATLHEPIMQLLVEDEDHLETDPAKVTERLTPAQQERFGEKGSQGYKQRVQAAVEANEAKLVALVNKFIGYLKQNTYCFPHSLRWIVSQMYKTLSCVERLEVGEVRTMCTDLLLTCFICPAIVNPEQYGIISDAPINEVARFNLMQVGQLLQQLAMADDDADPRRKSSLSKFDKNCVSAFLDVVIGGRAVETPPMSSVNLLEGLSRTAVYITHNQLLALVDFVRNVMAGDHLREEEHMALETLLANVPQSRTVKSNSLELTPSNTPQLSPATTPANKKNRLPIGQQLAAITSWDPTSTTLSAHIPLVTPFAAARSRSRTNIAQEGEAEASSQESLQELMPEEVLVLSLGTGPQTVPGMMSENEVLNLQMADGSQGDGHADDTKLHGKPDKTLRFSLCSDNLEGISEGPSNRSNSVSSLDLEGESVSELGAGPSGSNGVEALQLLEHEQATTQDNLDDKLRKFEIRDMMGLTDDRDISETVSETWSTDVLGSDFDPNVDEDRLQEIAGAAAENMLGSLLCLPGSGSVLLDPYGSTISETTSEAWSVEVLPSDSEAPDLKQEERLQELESCSGVGSTSDDTEVREVSSRPSTPGLSVVSGISATSEDIPNKIEDLRSECSSDFGGKDSVTSPDGDESGHGTHHLTSPPSQADSLLAMFDPLSSGEGRMFERRMVVVVCLRQGEGMTG; translated from the exons ATGGTGAAGCCAGACATCCACACTCTGGCCCACCACCTGAAGCAGGAGCGGCTGTATGTGGCTTCGGAGAAGCAGCTGATTCAGAGGCTCAACAGCGATGTGCTGAAGACTGCTGAGAGGCTGTACCGGGCTGCTTGGATTGCCAAGCAGCAGAGGATCAACCTTGATCGTCTTATTCTCACCAG TGCGGAGGCTTCCCCTGCTGAATGTTGCCAACATGCCAAAACACTGGAACATACACAGTTTGTTGATGGCTACAAGACTCTGTGTTTCCAAGAAACTATCTATGGCGAGTTCCTGGCAAGGTTGAGGGACAATCCCAGACTGGTTGCATCCTGCCTTGTGGCAGGAGAGAGGCTGAACCAGGAGCACACCCAGGGCGTCATCCATACAGTCTTCACCTCACTTTACGGCAACTGTATCATGCAGGAGGATGAGAGCTACCTGCTACAG GTGTTGCGGTATCTGATAGAGTTTGAGCTGAAGGAGAGTGACAACCCTCGCCGCCTGCTCCGACGAGGAACCTGTGCCTTCAGCATTCTTTTCAAGCTCTTCTCTGAGGGCCTGTACTCAGCCAAGCTTTTCCTCACTGCCACCCTTCATGAACCCATTATGCAGCTGCTGGTagaagatgaagaccacctggagactgATCCAGCAAAAGTGACAGAGCGCCTCACTCCTGCCCAGCAGGAGCGCTTTGGAGAGAAAGGCTCTCAGGGCTACAAGCAAAGAGTGCAGGCAGCTGTGGAGGCGAATGAAGCCAAGCTGGTAGCTCTGGTCAACAAGTTTATTGGTTACTTAAAGCAGAACACCTACTGCTTTCCTCACAGCCTGCGCTGGATTGTGTCTCAGATGTACAAGACGCTTTCATGTGTGGAGCGTCTTGAGGTTGGTGAGGTGCGTACCATGTGCACAGACCTGCTGCTGACTTGCTTCATTTGCCCAGCTATAGTCAACCCAGAGCAGTATGGTATTATCTCAGACGCTCCCATCAATGAAGTGGCCCGCTTCAATCTAATGCAG GTAGGACAACTTTTGCAGCAGTTGGCCATggctgatgatgatgcagaCCCAAGACGGAAGAGCAGTTTGTCTAAGTTCGATAAG AATTGTGTTTCCGCCTTTCTGGATGTGGTGATTGGAGGACGAGCAGTTGAGACTCCACCCATGTCTTCAGTGAACCTTCTAGAAGGCCTCAGTAGGACTGCAGTCTATATTACTCATAATCAGCTGCTTGCACTG GTGGATTTTGTCCGGAATGTGATGGCAGGGGACCATCTCCGAGAGGAGGAGCACATGGCCCTGGAAACCCTGCTGGCTAATGTGCCCCAGTCTCGAACCGTGAAGAGCAACAGCCTCGAGCTCACTCCTTCCAACACCCCCCAGCTCTCCCCAGCTACCACTCCTGCTAACAAGAAGAACAGACTACCCATAG GACAACAGTTAGCTGCTATAACGTCCTGGGACCCCACAAGCACCACTCTGTCTGCTCACATTCCATTAGTAACCCCTTTTG CAGCTGCTCGTAGCCGCAGCCGTACCAACATAGCCCaggagggggaggcagaggCCAGCTCCCAAGAGTCTCTGCAGGAGCTGATGCCAGAGGAGGTGCTGGTGCTTTCACTTGGAACTGGTCCTCAGACTGTCCCTGGGATGATGTCAGAGAATGAG GTTTTGAACCTGCAGATGGCTGATGGGTCCCAGGGGGATGGCCATGCTGATGATACTAAGCTGCATGGTAAACCAGACAAAACCCTGcgcttctctctctgcagtgacAACTTGGAAGGAATCTCAGAGG gtCCATCCAATCGTTCCAACTCTGTCTCATCCTTGGACCTGGAGGGAGAGTCTGTTTCTGAGCTGGGAGCTGGACCATCAGGGAGCAATGGAGTGGAGGCTCTACAGCTTTTGGAACATGAACAGG CCACGACACAGGACAATCTGGATGACAAACTTCGCAAATTTGAGATCAGAGATATGATGGGTCTGACAGATGATCGGGACATCTCTGAGACAGTCAGTGAAACCTGGAGCACTGATGTGCTTGGCAGTGACTTTGACCCCAATGTGGATGAAGATCGGCTGCAGGAAATAGCAG gagcagctgcagagaacaTGCTTGGCAGCCTGCTGTGTCTTCCTGGCTCTGGTTCAGTTCTGTTGGACCCCTATGGCTCCACCATCTCAGAGACCACAAGCGAGGCATGGAGTGTTGAGGTCTTGCCCAGCGACTCAG AAGCCCCAGACCTGAAGCAGGAGGAGCGTCTGCAGGAGTTGGAGAGCTGCTCTGGGGTTGGCAGTACCTCAGATGACACTGAGGTCAGGGAAGTTAGCTCAAGACCCAGCACACCAGGTCTCAGTGTCGTCTCGG GTATCAGTGCAACCTCGGAAGACATCCCCAACAAGATCGAGGACCTGCGGTCAGAGTGCAGCTCAGACTTTGGGGGGAAAGACTCTGTGACCAGTCCAGATGGGGACGAGTCAGGCCACG